GCCAGGAGCTCCGCTTCCCGCACTCCCTCGGCATGCTGTACTCGGTGTTCACGGCGTTCCTGGGCTTCGAGGTGAACGAGGGCGAGTACAAGGTCATGGGGATGGCTCCCTACGGGGAGCCGAAGTACGTCGATCGGGTGCGGAGGCTCGTCGACATCGCGCCGGACGGCAGCTTTCACCTGGACATGTCGTACTTCAGCTACCACCATCACCCCGAGCAGAGCTACCGGGCCAAGTTCCTCGGGCTGTTCGGCGAGCCCCGACCGCCCCGGGCGCGCTTCGTCACCCGCCAGACCAGCCTCTACGACGACCCGAGCCCGCCGAGCGCCGAGGAGCTCAGGCGCAACCAGTACTACGCCGACGTGGCCGCCAGCATCCAGCGGGTCACCGAGGACATCCTCCTCGCGATGGCCAATCAGCTCTACCGGGACACCGGGCTCCCGCGGCTGTGCATCGCGGGCGGGGTGGGGTTGAACAGCGTCGCCAATTACAAGATTCTCCGCCAGACGCCGTTCGAGGAGATCTTCATCCAGCCGGCGGCGGGGGACTCGGGCGGGGCCCTGGGCGCGGCGCTCTACGCGTACCACGTGCTGCTCCAAAAGCCGCGGCGGTTCGTCCTCGACCACGCCTACTGGGGCGAGACGTTCCCGGCCGACGCGATCGAGGCGGACCTGGAGCAGACGGGCAGCCCCTACGAGCTGATCCGCGACGACGACAAGCTCTTCGAGCGGGTGGTGGATGCCCTGCTGGCCGGGAAGGTGGTCGGGTGGTATCAGGGGCGCTTCGAGTGGGGACCCCGCGCCCTCGGCAACCGGTCGATTCTCGCCGACCCCCGCCAGGAGCGCATGAAGGACATCGTCAACATCAAGATCAAGTTCCGCGAGCCCTTCCGTCCCTTCGCGCCGTCGGTGCTCGTGGACGCCACCGAGCGGTACTTCGACATCGCCGAGCCGGCCCGCCACCACCCCGCCCGGTTCATGCTCTACGTGGTGCCGGTCACGCGCCCGGACGCGATCCCGGCCGTCACCCACGTGGACGGGAGTGGCCGGCTCCAGACCGTGCATCGGGACCTCGCCCCGCGCTACGCCCGCCTCATCGAGACCTTCGGCGAGGCGAGCGGCGTCCCGGCCGTCCTGAACACCTCCTTCAACCTCAAGGGCGAGCCGATCGTCCGGACCCCGGCCGAGGCGATCCGGACGTTTCAGAAGAGCGAGATGGACCTCCTGGTCATGGAGAACTACCTCCTCGCCAAGAGCGCCCGTTGAGGACGTGATGCCGGACGTGGCCCTGCGGGGGCGCCGGGACGCCGCGGCCGAGCGGCCGCCGGCGCGCCCACCCGAAGCCGAGGCGACACCGTCGGGGGGCGGGCGCGTGTGCCGATCGAAGCGCCTCACCCGGCTGGGCCTGGCTCTGCTGGCCCTGGCGCTCGTCGGTCTCGCCGTGGCCCGGCCGGCGCTGGTGCTCCCGCCCGCCGGACGCTTCCTCGTCGCCGCCGACCCCCCGGCCCGCGCCGACGCGATCGTGGTGCTCGCCGGGGAAGTCCTGGCCGAGCGCGGCTTCGCGGCCCGCGATCTCT
The sequence above is a segment of the Candidatus Methylomirabilota bacterium genome. Coding sequences within it:
- a CDS encoding carbamoyltransferase, encoding MDILGLSCYYHDAAAVLLRDGVLVAAAEEERFTGIKHDYAFPARAIAFCLREGGITARDLDHVVFYEKPFLKFERLLFSIMATFPRSSRVFREAMITWLGDKLWIKSLIREQLGVDREKILFSEHHLSHAASALFCSPYREAAILTVDGVGEWTTATMGRGSADWDGSGRNEITLGQELRFPHSLGMLYSVFTAFLGFEVNEGEYKVMGMAPYGEPKYVDRVRRLVDIAPDGSFHLDMSYFSYHHHPEQSYRAKFLGLFGEPRPPRARFVTRQTSLYDDPSPPSAEELRRNQYYADVAASIQRVTEDILLAMANQLYRDTGLPRLCIAGGVGLNSVANYKILRQTPFEEIFIQPAAGDSGGALGAALYAYHVLLQKPRRFVLDHAYWGETFPADAIEADLEQTGSPYELIRDDDKLFERVVDALLAGKVVGWYQGRFEWGPRALGNRSILADPRQERMKDIVNIKIKFREPFRPFAPSVLVDATERYFDIAEPARHHPARFMLYVVPVTRPDAIPAVTHVDGSGRLQTVHRDLAPRYARLIETFGEASGVPAVLNTSFNLKGEPIVRTPAEAIRTFQKSEMDLLVMENYLLAKSAR